A single window of Jiangella alkaliphila DNA harbors:
- the pafA gene encoding Pup--protein ligase, translating into MDRRIFGLENEYGVTCTFRGQRRLSPDEVARYLFRRVVTWGRSSNVFLSNGARLYLDVGSHPEYATPECDSITDLVTHDKAGERVLEGLLVDAEKRLAEEGIAGDVYLFKNNTDSAGNSYGCHENYLVGRHGEFSRLADILIPFLVTRQMICGAGKVLQTPRGAVFAVSQRAEHIWEGVSSATTRSRPIINTRDEPHADAERYRRLHVIVGDSNMNECTTLLKVGATDLVLRMIEAGVGLRDMTLENPIRAIREISHDLTGRRKVRLAGGREASALEIQEEYFTKARDFVERRELATPAIQRVLELWERTIKAIDSADLSLVEGEIDWVTKYRLIERYRAKHNMTLTHPRVAQLDLAYHDIHRGRGLYYLLEKRGQVQRVARDVEIFEAKSVPPQTTRAKLRGEFIKRAQERRRDFTVDWVHLKLNDQAQRTVLCKDPFRSVDERVARLIEGM; encoded by the coding sequence ATGGATCGCCGCATCTTCGGTCTCGAGAACGAGTACGGCGTCACGTGCACGTTCCGCGGGCAGCGGCGGCTGTCACCCGACGAGGTCGCCCGCTACCTGTTCCGCCGGGTCGTCACGTGGGGTCGCAGCAGCAACGTCTTCCTGTCCAACGGCGCGCGGCTGTACCTCGACGTCGGCAGCCACCCCGAGTACGCGACGCCCGAGTGCGACAGCATCACCGACCTCGTCACCCACGACAAGGCCGGCGAGCGGGTCCTCGAGGGCCTGCTGGTCGACGCCGAGAAACGGCTGGCCGAAGAGGGCATCGCCGGTGACGTCTACCTGTTCAAGAACAACACCGACTCCGCCGGCAACTCCTACGGCTGCCACGAGAACTACCTGGTCGGACGGCACGGCGAGTTCTCCCGGCTGGCCGACATCCTCATCCCGTTCCTGGTCACCCGGCAGATGATCTGCGGCGCCGGCAAGGTGCTGCAGACGCCGCGGGGCGCCGTGTTCGCCGTCAGCCAGCGGGCCGAGCACATCTGGGAGGGCGTCTCCAGCGCCACCACCCGCAGCCGGCCGATCATCAACACCCGTGACGAGCCGCACGCCGACGCCGAGCGGTACCGCCGCCTGCACGTCATCGTCGGCGACTCCAACATGAACGAGTGCACGACACTGCTCAAGGTCGGCGCCACCGACCTCGTGCTGCGCATGATCGAGGCCGGTGTCGGCCTGCGCGACATGACGCTGGAGAACCCGATCCGGGCCATCCGCGAGATCAGCCACGACCTCACCGGCCGGCGCAAGGTCCGGCTGGCCGGCGGCCGCGAGGCGTCCGCGCTGGAGATCCAGGAGGAGTACTTCACCAAGGCCCGCGACTTCGTCGAGCGCCGCGAGCTGGCCACGCCGGCCATTCAGCGGGTGCTCGAACTGTGGGAGCGCACCATCAAGGCCATCGACTCCGCCGACCTCTCGCTGGTCGAGGGCGAGATCGACTGGGTGACGAAGTACCGCCTGATCGAGCGCTACCGCGCCAAGCACAACATGACACTGACGCACCCCCGGGTCGCGCAGCTCGACCTCGCCTACCACGACATCCACCGCGGCCGCGGCCTGTACTACCTGCTGGAGAAGCGCGGCCAGGTGCAGCGGGTGGCCCGCGACGTCGAGATCTTCGAGGCCAAGTCGGTGCCGCCGCAGACGACCCGCGCCAAGCTTCGCGGCGAGTTCATCAAGCGGGCCCAGGAGCGGCGCCGCGACTTCACCGTCGACTGGGTGCACCTGAAGCTGAACGACCAGGCGCAACGTACGGTGTTGTGCAAGGACCCGTTCCGCTCCGTCGACGAACGGGTGGCCCGCCTCATCGAGGGCATGTGA
- a CDS encoding FKBP-type peptidyl-prolyl cis-trans isomerase, producing the protein MRRRQALAALIVSTALALSACGSDDDGGDGDTASTDLGVEVSGAPGEKPTLTIPDEDPPEDLQIEVLDEGDGAEVGENDVVVANYLGQTWVPRPPASELPPEDPAATEPPAEDPAATEPPADAPAETTPPAEGDVGGVTTEDTASADPSADSGEAEPYVFDNSYDRGSAASFSLNQVIPGWKDGLAGQRVGSRVLLSIPPDQGYGTQEGHDLQNDTLVFVVEIVDSVDPTASASGEPVADLPAGLPVVTDGEEGAAPTLDFAAATPPEASDSTLVVTGDGEELGPNLVVNMVQASYPDGADVITTWDEGQAPLTLAAEQLAGIPGLAEALTGASVGSRVVSRISAVDNANPDGTEGLPLVLVIDVIGSY; encoded by the coding sequence GTGCGCAGACGACAGGCACTGGCCGCTCTGATCGTGTCAACCGCCCTCGCGCTCTCCGCTTGCGGGAGCGACGACGACGGCGGCGACGGCGACACCGCCTCGACTGACCTGGGCGTCGAGGTCTCCGGCGCGCCGGGCGAGAAGCCGACCCTCACCATCCCCGACGAGGACCCGCCGGAGGACCTGCAGATCGAGGTCCTCGACGAGGGCGACGGCGCCGAGGTCGGCGAGAACGACGTCGTGGTCGCCAACTATCTCGGCCAGACGTGGGTGCCGCGGCCACCGGCCTCGGAGCTCCCGCCCGAGGACCCGGCCGCCACCGAGCCGCCGGCCGAGGACCCCGCGGCCACCGAGCCGCCGGCCGACGCTCCCGCTGAGACGACGCCCCCGGCTGAGGGCGACGTCGGCGGCGTCACCACCGAGGACACCGCCAGCGCCGACCCGTCGGCCGACTCCGGCGAGGCCGAGCCGTACGTCTTCGACAACTCCTACGACCGCGGCAGCGCGGCGAGCTTCTCGCTGAACCAGGTCATCCCGGGCTGGAAGGACGGGCTCGCCGGCCAGCGCGTCGGCTCGCGCGTCCTGCTGTCGATCCCGCCCGACCAGGGCTACGGCACCCAGGAGGGCCACGACCTGCAGAACGACACGCTGGTCTTCGTGGTCGAGATCGTCGACTCCGTCGACCCCACCGCGTCCGCGTCCGGTGAGCCCGTCGCCGACCTCCCCGCGGGCCTCCCTGTCGTCACCGACGGCGAGGAGGGCGCGGCGCCGACGCTCGACTTCGCGGCCGCGACGCCGCCGGAGGCGTCCGACTCCACGCTGGTCGTCACCGGTGACGGTGAGGAGCTGGGCCCGAACCTCGTGGTCAACATGGTGCAGGCGTCCTACCCCGACGGCGCCGACGTCATCACCACCTGGGACGAGGGCCAGGCGCCGCTGACGCTGGCCGCCGAGCAGCTGGCCGGCATCCCCGGCCTGGCCGAGGCGCTCACCGGCGCCAGCGTGGGCAGCCGCGTCGTCAGCCGCATCTCCGCGGTCGACAACGCCAACCCCGACGGCACCGAGGGCCTGCCGCTGGTGCTGGTCATCGACGTCATCGGGAGCTACTGA
- a CDS encoding FKBP-type peptidyl-prolyl cis-trans isomerase, protein MERPEIDFVGGEAPADLQISDLTVGDGAEAAPGATVLVHYAGVEFETGEEFDASWNRGAPIEFPLQGLIKGWQDGIPGMRVGGRRQLVVPPDQAYGPAGGGHRLSGKTLVFVIDLLDVK, encoded by the coding sequence ATGGAACGACCCGAGATCGACTTCGTCGGCGGCGAGGCTCCGGCGGACCTCCAGATCAGCGACCTCACCGTCGGCGACGGCGCCGAGGCCGCCCCGGGCGCGACCGTCCTCGTCCACTACGCGGGCGTGGAGTTCGAGACCGGCGAAGAGTTCGACGCCTCGTGGAACCGCGGCGCGCCGATCGAGTTCCCGCTGCAGGGCCTGATCAAGGGCTGGCAGGACGGCATCCCCGGCATGCGCGTGGGCGGCCGCCGCCAGCTGGTCGTCCCGCCCGACCAGGCCTATGGCCCGGCCGGCGGCGGCCACCGGCTGTCGGGCAAGACGCTGGTCTTCGTGATCGACCTGCTGGACGTCAAGTAG
- a CDS encoding SigE family RNA polymerase sigma factor, whose translation MRNDGFDEFVARWSGRMLRSAYLLTGDRGLAEDLVQDVYERLYVAWPRVVDPAAYAHRALTRQAMNRWRTRSRRPVEAALGAEHDPPDHRADATEALNERAVVVSALRTLPARQRAVVVLRFFADLSEADTAAAMGCSVGTVKSQTSRALARLRTALPAIDDTRVPSEERS comes from the coding sequence GTGCGCAACGACGGGTTCGACGAGTTCGTAGCCAGGTGGTCCGGGCGGATGCTCCGCTCTGCCTACCTGCTGACAGGGGATCGGGGCCTCGCCGAGGACCTGGTCCAGGACGTGTACGAGCGGCTCTACGTGGCCTGGCCACGGGTCGTCGACCCGGCGGCGTACGCGCACCGGGCGCTGACCCGGCAGGCGATGAACCGCTGGCGGACGCGGTCGCGGCGGCCTGTGGAGGCCGCCCTGGGCGCGGAACACGACCCGCCGGACCACCGCGCCGACGCCACCGAGGCGCTGAACGAGCGCGCCGTCGTGGTGTCCGCGCTGCGGACGCTGCCGGCGCGGCAGCGGGCGGTGGTGGTGCTGCGGTTCTTCGCCGACCTCTCGGAGGCCGACACAGCGGCAGCCATGGGCTGCTCCGTCGGCACCGTGAAGAGCCAGACGTCGCGCGCGCTGGCCCGGCTGCGAACGGCGCTGCCGGCCATCGACGACACCCGAGTCCCTTCCGAGGAGAGGTCATGA
- a CDS encoding DUF3866 family protein, whose translation MIRWRNGVVKTVDASWPGATQLRVEVDGEQVRALAYDHLVGRPRPGEIVVLNTTALAMGLGTGGYALVVAVPNQLPPDPPAGPGHLVKARYTPLQATVLGVDEQDSEWHELLREADDLEGLPVVTADLHSALPAILAGLTTAASFPGEVRVAYVMTDGGALPLWFSKTAAALREAGWLAGTITAGQAFGGDLEAVTLHTALLAAKHVLEADVAVVTQGPGNLGTGTRWGFSGVACGEAVNAAVVLGGRPIGSLRVSSADPRARHHGVSHHSLTAYGRVALAPADIVVPDLPGEFGEKVRTQAARLGNRHNVVSVPVDGLEDALAAAPVSLSTMGRGLADDTAYFVAAAAAGRHAGALLKHDG comes from the coding sequence GTGATTCGCTGGCGAAACGGTGTTGTGAAAACAGTAGACGCCTCCTGGCCCGGCGCCACGCAGTTGCGTGTCGAGGTCGACGGCGAGCAGGTGCGCGCCCTGGCGTACGACCACCTGGTCGGGCGGCCACGTCCGGGCGAGATCGTCGTGCTCAACACCACGGCGCTGGCCATGGGCCTGGGCACCGGCGGATACGCGCTGGTCGTGGCGGTGCCGAACCAGCTGCCGCCGGACCCCCCGGCCGGCCCCGGGCACCTGGTCAAGGCCCGCTACACGCCGCTGCAGGCCACCGTCCTGGGCGTCGACGAGCAGGACTCCGAGTGGCACGAGCTGTTGCGCGAGGCCGACGACCTCGAGGGGTTGCCGGTCGTGACGGCCGACCTGCACTCGGCGCTGCCGGCGATCCTGGCCGGGCTGACGACCGCGGCGTCGTTCCCGGGCGAGGTGCGGGTGGCGTACGTCATGACCGACGGCGGCGCGCTGCCGCTGTGGTTCAGCAAGACCGCGGCGGCACTGCGCGAAGCCGGCTGGCTGGCCGGGACGATCACCGCCGGGCAGGCGTTCGGCGGCGACCTGGAGGCTGTGACGCTGCACACCGCCCTGCTGGCCGCCAAGCACGTCCTGGAGGCCGACGTCGCTGTCGTGACGCAGGGGCCGGGCAACCTCGGCACCGGCACCCGCTGGGGGTTCTCCGGCGTCGCGTGCGGCGAGGCGGTCAACGCGGCGGTGGTCCTGGGCGGGCGGCCGATCGGGTCGCTGCGGGTCAGCTCGGCCGACCCGCGGGCCCGGCACCACGGCGTGTCGCACCACAGCCTGACGGCGTACGGCCGGGTCGCGCTGGCGCCGGCCGACATCGTCGTCCCGGACCTGCCCGGCGAGTTCGGCGAGAAGGTCCGCACCCAGGCGGCCCGCCTGGGCAACCGGCACAACGTCGTGTCCGTGCCTGTCGACGGGCTGGAGGACGCGCTGGCCGCGGCCCCCGTCTCGCTGTCGACGATGGGCCGCGGCCTGGCCGACGACACCGCCTACTTCGTGGCCGCGGCCGCCGCCGGGCGGCACGCCGGCGCCCTGCTCAAGCACGACGGCTGA
- a CDS encoding helix-turn-helix transcriptional regulator — translation MSQAAKSERLMNLVICLLVARGYVPKSRIREVVGGYGDQSDDAFERMFERDKEELREVGIPIETGGFDPLGDEEPGYRILRHEFELPEIRLESDEAAVVGLAARVWQHTYLSEASSNAVLKLQAVGVEADTGSLGAVEPRVGGEEPAFWPLWEAVRDRRPVAFEHRKSSTSEPLLRHLQPWSVLSWHGRWYVVGLDTDREAARMFRMSRVVGDVRPDGAAGGYEVPAPETVREAAASLAPPERSPVLHALIRVRHGSGHGLRRRATFVATDAMSGWDEVTVPYTSNQALAEELVSHGADVVAQEPVELRDAVVERLRAILAVPA, via the coding sequence GTGTCGCAGGCGGCCAAGAGCGAGCGGCTGATGAACCTCGTCATCTGTTTGCTCGTCGCGCGCGGGTACGTGCCGAAGAGCCGGATCCGCGAGGTGGTCGGCGGATACGGCGACCAGAGCGACGATGCCTTCGAGCGCATGTTCGAGCGCGACAAGGAGGAGCTGCGCGAGGTCGGCATCCCCATCGAGACCGGCGGTTTCGACCCGCTCGGCGACGAGGAGCCCGGCTACCGCATCCTGCGGCACGAGTTCGAGCTGCCCGAGATCCGCCTCGAGTCCGACGAGGCCGCCGTCGTCGGGCTGGCCGCCCGGGTCTGGCAGCACACCTACCTGTCCGAGGCGTCCAGCAACGCCGTCCTCAAGCTGCAGGCGGTCGGCGTCGAGGCCGACACCGGGTCGCTGGGCGCCGTCGAGCCGCGGGTCGGGGGAGAGGAGCCGGCGTTCTGGCCGCTCTGGGAGGCCGTCCGCGACCGCCGCCCGGTCGCCTTCGAGCACCGCAAGAGCTCCACGTCCGAGCCGCTGCTGCGGCACCTGCAGCCGTGGAGCGTGCTGTCCTGGCACGGCCGCTGGTACGTCGTCGGCCTCGACACCGATCGCGAGGCGGCCCGGATGTTCCGCATGTCGCGCGTCGTCGGCGACGTCCGGCCCGACGGCGCCGCCGGCGGCTACGAGGTCCCGGCCCCCGAGACGGTCCGCGAGGCGGCCGCCAGCCTCGCGCCGCCGGAGCGTTCGCCCGTCCTGCACGCGCTCATCCGGGTCCGGCACGGCAGCGGGCACGGCCTGCGCCGGCGCGCTACGTTCGTAGCGACGGACGCGATGAGCGGATGGGACGAGGTGACGGTGCCCTACACGAGCAACCAGGCGCTGGCCGAAGAGCTGGTCAGCCACGGCGCCGACGTCGTCGCCCAGGAGCCGGTGGAGCTGCGCGACGCCGTCGTCGAGCGGCTGCGCGCCATCCTGGCGGTGCCGGCGTGA
- a CDS encoding helix-turn-helix transcriptional regulator, translating into MTPPAKKAVAKKSAAKKTARKRAAAKTAPPARRADSAQAQVTRLLSMLPYLRSHPSTKVSEVAALFGVTERQIIRDLQVLWFSGLPGLQMGDYIEVDMEAVEGEGIISVSNADYLARPLRLRTDEAVALIVALRTLASVPGTFERGAVERAITKLENAAGEAAQQAAAVQVQVDGDAVADVAATIRGALDDKNRLHLSYWVPARDEATERDVDPMRLVVVDGRLYLEGWCHRAESVRLFRLDRVLDVKELDVPAQVPSEARPRDLDGGLFQPSPDDELVTFELTPAGRWVADYYPYESAEELPGSALLLRLRARDRSWVRRLALRLGSTGRVVAPAELSAEVTAAARDALAAYEG; encoded by the coding sequence GTGACCCCTCCGGCGAAGAAGGCCGTGGCGAAGAAGAGCGCGGCGAAGAAGACCGCCCGGAAGCGGGCGGCCGCGAAGACCGCGCCGCCCGCTCGCCGCGCCGACAGCGCTCAGGCGCAGGTCACTCGGCTGCTGTCGATGCTGCCGTATCTGCGTTCGCACCCCAGCACGAAGGTCTCCGAGGTGGCGGCGCTGTTCGGGGTCACCGAGCGGCAGATCATCCGCGACCTTCAGGTGCTGTGGTTCTCCGGCCTTCCCGGCCTGCAGATGGGCGACTACATCGAGGTCGACATGGAGGCGGTCGAGGGCGAGGGCATCATCAGCGTCTCCAACGCCGACTACCTCGCCCGGCCGTTGCGGCTGCGCACCGACGAGGCGGTCGCGCTGATCGTCGCGCTGCGCACGCTGGCATCGGTGCCGGGGACGTTCGAGCGCGGCGCCGTCGAGCGGGCCATCACGAAGCTCGAGAACGCCGCCGGCGAGGCCGCCCAGCAGGCCGCCGCCGTGCAGGTGCAGGTCGACGGCGACGCAGTCGCCGACGTCGCGGCAACCATCCGGGGCGCGCTGGACGACAAGAACCGCCTGCACCTGTCCTACTGGGTGCCCGCCCGCGACGAGGCCACCGAGCGCGACGTCGACCCCATGCGGCTGGTCGTGGTCGACGGCCGGCTCTACCTGGAGGGCTGGTGCCACCGCGCCGAGTCGGTGCGGCTGTTCCGGCTCGACCGCGTGCTCGACGTCAAGGAGCTCGACGTCCCGGCCCAGGTGCCCAGCGAGGCACGTCCCCGCGACCTCGACGGCGGCCTGTTCCAGCCGTCTCCCGATGACGAGTTGGTGACATTCGAGCTGACTCCGGCCGGCCGGTGGGTGGCCGACTACTACCCGTACGAGTCCGCCGAGGAGCTGCCCGGAAGCGCCCTGCTGCTGCGGTTGCGCGCCCGCGACCGCTCCTGGGTGCGACGGCTCGCGCTGCGGCTGGGCAGCACCGGCCGGGTGGTCGCGCCGGCCGAGCTGTCTGCCGAGGTCACCGCGGCGGCCCGCGACGCGCTGGCCGCGTACGAGGGGTAG
- the tatA gene encoding Sec-independent protein translocase subunit TatA, translating into MGSIGTWQLVIVLAIVFLLFGAKRLPDAARGLGRSLKIFKTETEGLINKDDKRDDLTGEGAPQAQQPAPRAVEPQATPQQPAAPQQPADPASDQRRDA; encoded by the coding sequence ATGGGTAGCATCGGCACCTGGCAACTCGTCATCGTCTTGGCCATCGTGTTCCTGCTGTTCGGGGCCAAGCGACTGCCTGATGCCGCGCGAGGGCTGGGCCGGTCGCTGAAGATCTTCAAGACCGAGACCGAGGGCCTGATCAACAAGGACGACAAGCGCGACGACCTCACCGGCGAGGGCGCCCCGCAGGCGCAGCAGCCGGCTCCCCGCGCGGTCGAGCCGCAGGCGACGCCGCAGCAGCCGGCCGCTCCGCAGCAGCCGGCCGATCCGGCGAGCGACCAGCGCCGCGACGCCTGA
- the tatC gene encoding twin-arginine translocase subunit TatC has product MIGSRGKGSKPERDPEGRMTLTEHLRELRNRVVKASIAVVAFGILGFVFRDPIIDALVDPFMDAAGASGQEANLNLREMMDPLVVPLQIAMLTGLVLGAPVWIYQLWAFVTPALYRNEKKWALAVIGAAVPMFGLGVVLAIWLMPRAMEFLLSFTPMEFTNIVDFRSYLSFTIRLVLVFGIGFLLPVFVVLLNAVGVLRHETLGAARRWVIVGIFAFGAVATPTGDPLSLMVLSVPMWLLFEVAVLVCRFMDKRRDRVAGSGLADDEATPDEMLDDLGRVDDDDDDRRR; this is encoded by the coding sequence GTGATCGGCAGTCGGGGTAAGGGCTCCAAGCCGGAGCGCGACCCCGAGGGCCGCATGACCCTCACCGAGCACCTGCGCGAACTGCGCAATCGCGTGGTCAAGGCCTCGATCGCGGTGGTGGCGTTCGGCATCCTCGGGTTCGTCTTCCGCGACCCCATCATCGACGCCCTGGTCGACCCGTTCATGGACGCGGCGGGGGCGAGCGGGCAGGAAGCCAACCTCAACCTGCGCGAGATGATGGACCCGCTGGTGGTCCCGCTGCAGATCGCGATGCTGACCGGCCTGGTGCTCGGCGCGCCGGTGTGGATCTACCAGCTGTGGGCGTTCGTCACCCCCGCGCTGTACCGCAACGAGAAGAAGTGGGCGCTGGCGGTCATCGGCGCGGCGGTCCCGATGTTCGGCCTGGGCGTGGTTCTCGCGATCTGGCTGATGCCCCGGGCGATGGAGTTCCTGCTGAGCTTCACGCCGATGGAGTTCACGAACATCGTCGACTTCCGCAGCTACCTGTCCTTCACCATCCGGCTGGTGCTGGTCTTCGGCATCGGCTTCCTGCTGCCCGTGTTCGTCGTGCTGCTCAACGCCGTCGGCGTGCTGCGGCACGAGACGCTCGGGGCTGCGCGGCGCTGGGTCATCGTCGGTATCTTCGCTTTCGGCGCGGTCGCCACCCCGACCGGCGACCCGCTCTCGCTGATGGTGCTGTCCGTCCCGATGTGGCTGCTGTTCGAGGTCGCGGTGCTGGTCTGCCGCTTCATGGACAAGCGTCGCGACCGCGTCGCCGGCAGCGGGCTGGCCGACGACGAGGCCACCCCTGACGAGATGCTCGACGACCTCGGCCGCGTCGACGACGACGATGACGACCGCCGGCGATGA
- a CDS encoding diacylglycerol kinase — protein sequence MTTAGDEVALLINPSAGRGRGARAGRRAAHRLAEAGLTLRQLAGRDVREAADLARESVEEGVRALVVVGGDGMVHLGLQAVAGSGTPFGVIPAGTGNDFARALGLPLRDADAAADVVAAGHLREVDLGRTDGQWFAGVVAAGFDAKVNDRVNRMRWPKGPRRYDLATFAELGVFTPIPYHLELDGEVLDLEAMLIAVGNIPSYGGGLRITPGAELDDGVFDVVVVAPVSRATLVRAFRRVKHGTHTVYPFVTVHRAARVKLDAPGITAYVDGERLGPLPRTFDVVPRAQQVYAPVAGLP from the coding sequence ATGACGACCGCCGGCGATGAGGTCGCCCTCCTGATCAACCCGTCGGCCGGCCGTGGGCGTGGCGCCCGGGCCGGCCGGCGTGCGGCCCACCGGCTGGCCGAGGCGGGCCTGACGCTGCGTCAGCTGGCCGGCCGCGACGTCCGTGAGGCGGCCGACCTCGCCCGCGAGAGCGTCGAGGAAGGCGTCCGTGCGCTCGTCGTGGTCGGCGGCGACGGCATGGTCCACCTGGGCCTGCAGGCCGTCGCCGGCTCCGGCACGCCGTTCGGCGTGATCCCGGCCGGCACCGGCAACGACTTCGCCCGCGCGCTCGGCCTGCCGCTGCGCGACGCCGACGCCGCCGCTGACGTCGTCGCCGCCGGTCACCTGCGCGAGGTCGACCTCGGCCGCACCGACGGCCAGTGGTTCGCCGGTGTCGTCGCCGCCGGGTTCGACGCCAAGGTGAACGACCGCGTCAACCGTATGCGGTGGCCGAAGGGGCCGCGCCGCTACGACCTCGCCACCTTCGCCGAGCTGGGCGTCTTCACGCCGATCCCGTACCACCTGGAGCTCGACGGCGAGGTGCTCGACCTCGAGGCGATGCTGATCGCCGTCGGCAACATCCCGTCCTACGGCGGCGGGCTGCGCATCACGCCCGGCGCCGAGCTCGACGACGGCGTGTTCGACGTCGTCGTGGTGGCGCCGGTCAGCCGGGCGACGCTGGTCCGGGCGTTCCGCCGGGTCAAGCACGGCACCCACACCGTGTATCCGTTCGTCACGGTGCACCGGGCCGCCCGGGTCAAGCTCGACGCGCCCGGCATCACCGCCTACGTCGACGGCGAGCGGCTCGGCCCGCTGCCGCGCACGTTCGACGTCGTACCGCGAGCCCAGCAGGTGTACGCCCCGGTGGCCGGGTTACCGTAG